Proteins encoded within one genomic window of Pongo pygmaeus isolate AG05252 chromosome 18, NHGRI_mPonPyg2-v2.0_pri, whole genome shotgun sequence:
- the DNASE1 gene encoding deoxyribonuclease-1 isoform X3: MRDLRLLGALLALAALLQGTVSLKIAAFNIQTFGETKMSNATLVSYIVQILSRHDIALVQEVRDSHLTAVGKLLDNLNQDAPDTYHYVVSEPLGRNSYKERYLFVYRPDQVSVVDSYYYDDGCEPCGNDTFSREPAIVRFFSQFTEVREFAIVPLHAAPGDAVAEINALYDVYLDVQEKWGLEDVMLMGDFNAGCSYVRPSQWSSIRLRTSPTFQWLIPDSADTTATSTHCAYDRPKPSVTTIQWR; encoded by the exons ATGAGGGACCTGAGGCTGCTGGGGGCGCTGCTGGCACTGGCGGCCCTACTGCAGGGGACCGTGTCCCTGAAGATCGCAGCCTTCAACATCCAGACATTTGGGGAGACCAAGATGTCCAATGCCACCCTCGTCAGCTACATTGTGCAG ATCCTGAGCCGCCATGACATCGCCCTGGTCCAGGAGGTCAGAGACAGCCACCTGACTGCCGTGGGGAAGCTGCTGGACAACCTCAATCA GGATGCACCAGACACCTATCACTACGTGGTCAGTGAGCCACTGGGACGGAACAGCTATAAGGAACGCTACCTGTTCGTGTACAG GCCTGACCAGGTGTCTGTGGTGGACAGCTACTACTATGACGATGGCTGCGAGCCCTGCGGGAACGACACCTTCAGCCGAGAGCCAGCCATCGTCAGGTTCTTCTCCCAGTTCACAG AGGTCAGGGAGTTTGCCATTGTTCCCCTGCACGCGGCCCCGGGGGACGCAGTAGCTGAGATCAACGCTCTCTATGACGTCTACCTGGATGTCCAAGAGAAATGGGGCTTGGAG GACGTCATGTTGATGGGCGACTTCAATGCGGGCTGCAGCTATGTGAGACCCTCCCAGTGGTCATCCATCCGCCTGCGGACGAGCCCCACCTTCCAGTGGCTGATCCCTGACAGTGCTGACACCACAGCTACATCCACACACTGCGCCTATGACAG GCCCAAGCCATCAGTGACCACTATCCAGTGGAGGTGA
- the DNASE1 gene encoding deoxyribonuclease-1 isoform X1: MRDLRLLGALLALAALLQGTVSLKIAAFNIQTFGETKMSNATLVSYIVQILSRHDIALVQEVRDSHLTAVGKLLDNLNQDAPDTYHYVVSEPLGRNSYKERYLFVYRPDQVSVVDSYYYDDGCEPCGNDTFSREPAIVRFFSQFTEVREFAIVPLHAAPGDAVAEINALYDVYLDVQEKWGLEDVMLMGDFNAGCSYVRPSQWSSIRLRTSPTFQWLIPDSADTTATSTHCAYDRIVVAGMLLQGAVVPDSALPFNFQAAYGLSDQLAQAISDHYPVEVMLK; encoded by the exons ATGAGGGACCTGAGGCTGCTGGGGGCGCTGCTGGCACTGGCGGCCCTACTGCAGGGGACCGTGTCCCTGAAGATCGCAGCCTTCAACATCCAGACATTTGGGGAGACCAAGATGTCCAATGCCACCCTCGTCAGCTACATTGTGCAG ATCCTGAGCCGCCATGACATCGCCCTGGTCCAGGAGGTCAGAGACAGCCACCTGACTGCCGTGGGGAAGCTGCTGGACAACCTCAATCA GGATGCACCAGACACCTATCACTACGTGGTCAGTGAGCCACTGGGACGGAACAGCTATAAGGAACGCTACCTGTTCGTGTACAG GCCTGACCAGGTGTCTGTGGTGGACAGCTACTACTATGACGATGGCTGCGAGCCCTGCGGGAACGACACCTTCAGCCGAGAGCCAGCCATCGTCAGGTTCTTCTCCCAGTTCACAG AGGTCAGGGAGTTTGCCATTGTTCCCCTGCACGCGGCCCCGGGGGACGCAGTAGCTGAGATCAACGCTCTCTATGACGTCTACCTGGATGTCCAAGAGAAATGGGGCTTGGAG GACGTCATGTTGATGGGCGACTTCAATGCGGGCTGCAGCTATGTGAGACCCTCCCAGTGGTCATCCATCCGCCTGCGGACGAGCCCCACCTTCCAGTGGCTGATCCCTGACAGTGCTGACACCACAGCTACATCCACACACTGCGCCTATGACAG GATCGTGGTTGCAGGGATGCTGCTCCAAGGTGCCGTTGTTCCCGACTCGGCTCTGCCCTTTAACTTCCAGGCTGCCTATGGCCTGAGTGACCAACTG GCCCAAGCCATCAGTGACCACTATCCAGTGGAGGTGATGCTGAAGTGA
- the DNASE1 gene encoding deoxyribonuclease-1 isoform X2 has product MPPSSATLCRVPGWHQPCSAPLWPCPQILSRHDIALVQEVRDSHLTAVGKLLDNLNQDAPDTYHYVVSEPLGRNSYKERYLFVYRPDQVSVVDSYYYDDGCEPCGNDTFSREPAIVRFFSQFTEVREFAIVPLHAAPGDAVAEINALYDVYLDVQEKWGLEDVMLMGDFNAGCSYVRPSQWSSIRLRTSPTFQWLIPDSADTTATSTHCAYDRIVVAGMLLQGAVVPDSALPFNFQAAYGLSDQLAQAISDHYPVEVMLK; this is encoded by the exons ATGCCACCCTCGTCAGCTACATTGTGCAG GGTCCCTGGGTGGCACCAGCCCTGCTCAGCACCACTGTGGCCCTGCCCCCAGATCCTGAGCCGCCATGACATCGCCCTGGTCCAGGAGGTCAGAGACAGCCACCTGACTGCCGTGGGGAAGCTGCTGGACAACCTCAATCA GGATGCACCAGACACCTATCACTACGTGGTCAGTGAGCCACTGGGACGGAACAGCTATAAGGAACGCTACCTGTTCGTGTACAG GCCTGACCAGGTGTCTGTGGTGGACAGCTACTACTATGACGATGGCTGCGAGCCCTGCGGGAACGACACCTTCAGCCGAGAGCCAGCCATCGTCAGGTTCTTCTCCCAGTTCACAG AGGTCAGGGAGTTTGCCATTGTTCCCCTGCACGCGGCCCCGGGGGACGCAGTAGCTGAGATCAACGCTCTCTATGACGTCTACCTGGATGTCCAAGAGAAATGGGGCTTGGAG GACGTCATGTTGATGGGCGACTTCAATGCGGGCTGCAGCTATGTGAGACCCTCCCAGTGGTCATCCATCCGCCTGCGGACGAGCCCCACCTTCCAGTGGCTGATCCCTGACAGTGCTGACACCACAGCTACATCCACACACTGCGCCTATGACAG GATCGTGGTTGCAGGGATGCTGCTCCAAGGTGCCGTTGTTCCCGACTCGGCTCTGCCCTTTAACTTCCAGGCTGCCTATGGCCTGAGTGACCAACTG GCCCAAGCCATCAGTGACCACTATCCAGTGGAGGTGATGCTGAAGTGA
- the DNASE1 gene encoding deoxyribonuclease-1 isoform X4, which produces MPPSSATLCRDAPDTYHYVVSEPLGRNSYKERYLFVYRPDQVSVVDSYYYDDGCEPCGNDTFSREPAIVRFFSQFTEVREFAIVPLHAAPGDAVAEINALYDVYLDVQEKWGLEDVMLMGDFNAGCSYVRPSQWSSIRLRTSPTFQWLIPDSADTTATSTHCAYDRIVVAGMLLQGAVVPDSALPFNFQAAYGLSDQLAQAISDHYPVEVMLK; this is translated from the exons ATGCCACCCTCGTCAGCTACATTGTGCAG GGATGCACCAGACACCTATCACTACGTGGTCAGTGAGCCACTGGGACGGAACAGCTATAAGGAACGCTACCTGTTCGTGTACAG GCCTGACCAGGTGTCTGTGGTGGACAGCTACTACTATGACGATGGCTGCGAGCCCTGCGGGAACGACACCTTCAGCCGAGAGCCAGCCATCGTCAGGTTCTTCTCCCAGTTCACAG AGGTCAGGGAGTTTGCCATTGTTCCCCTGCACGCGGCCCCGGGGGACGCAGTAGCTGAGATCAACGCTCTCTATGACGTCTACCTGGATGTCCAAGAGAAATGGGGCTTGGAG GACGTCATGTTGATGGGCGACTTCAATGCGGGCTGCAGCTATGTGAGACCCTCCCAGTGGTCATCCATCCGCCTGCGGACGAGCCCCACCTTCCAGTGGCTGATCCCTGACAGTGCTGACACCACAGCTACATCCACACACTGCGCCTATGACAG GATCGTGGTTGCAGGGATGCTGCTCCAAGGTGCCGTTGTTCCCGACTCGGCTCTGCCCTTTAACTTCCAGGCTGCCTATGGCCTGAGTGACCAACTG GCCCAAGCCATCAGTGACCACTATCCAGTGGAGGTGATGCTGAAGTGA